From the Deltaproteobacteria bacterium genome, the window CACGGATCCCCTTTGCGATTTCAATCACGTACTCACCGGGATAGACGTCTTCTCCGGGAAAGAGAACGGCCGGGTCGAAGAGACGGCGGTAACGGAGCCAGACGGAACGACCGAGGACCCGCAACTGACGGCCCGCGTCGTTGATGTAGAATTCCCGGGTGACCTTGTATCCTGAGGCATCAAGTATCCGGGCAAGGGCATCCCCCACCACCGCCCCCCGCCCATGTCCGATATGGAGCGGACCGGTGGGATTGGCGCTGACGAATTCCAGCAGGACCAAGGCCCCTTTTCCCCGGTCCGAACGGCCGTACTTCTCCCCCAGTGTCTGAATCTCCCGCAGGGTCCTCAGCCAGTAGTCGTCCTTCAGGAAGAAGTTGATGAAGCCCGGACCGGCGATCTCACACCGGTCGATCAGGCCGTTCGACTCGGGGATATGCTCCACCAGGACCGAAGCAATCTTTCGGGGAGATTGCTTGAGAGGCCCGGCCATAACCATGGCAAGGTTGGTTGCAATATCACCAAAACGGGGGTCTTTGGGCACATCGAGTTGAATGACAGGCAAGTGATCCAATGACAGGCTTCCGTCCCGACGGGCACTTTCAAGGGTATCCGTAAGAATTTCCGTTAAAGTTGTTTTCACGTAAATCGGCTCCGGAATAGATCGACATCCTATTGGAAAAGTTCAGGTCAACGATCGTTTTTGACCCGGCACTATTATAACAATCCCCCTCTTCCTGTCAAACCCAAAGGGAATCACACGATAGAAGTTCTTTTCAGGAAGATTTTTCTCCCACAAGCAACGTGGAATCGAGGGGCAGGGGCAGGGATCGGAGTCGGACAAATCCCGATTCATCCAGAAGCGCCCTTCCCTCCTGCAGAGAATAATTTCTCCCGGCCACGGTATTGACCAGCATGTTGAGAGAAAAGAGAGCACCCCAGAGAGGACGGGTCCCGTTCCCGTCGGTAAAGAAATCATTTACGAGAAACACCCCGCCGGGCCGAAGCGTTTTCCGGACCTGCCGGAAGATGGAACGGACCTCTTCTTCGGGATAGATGTGCATCACATTGGAGAGAAGTACCACATCGAATCGGTTATTGGGAAACGTGATCTTCCGAAAGTCCCCCGGATGCAGGACCACCCGCGCCTCCAGATCTTCCGCTTTCAGATGTCCTTCGATGATGGGGATGACGTCATCGATATCGGCCGCTTCGGCCTGCACTTCGGCATAGGACTTCAGGTACTTTCTGAAGTAGGTTCCCGGCCCGCATCCCAAATCGAGAATCCTTTCGTCCCCCTGCAATGGAAAAAGACGCACCAACTCGTCCGCAACCACGGCGGCATAGCCCTCCATGGCAGCCATGAACTTTTCCGTACGCAGGTGGAGATCCGCATCGGGGATCTTCTCCTCATAGGAGACCGGTTTCCCCGTCCGGATCGATTCTTCCAGGCGGGACCAGTTCGCCGTCAGATGCTCCATGTGGGCGATTGAGGCCGACATGTTCCGCCCCTTCTCCCCGGTCAGGAAGGGGCGCATCCCCGAAGGAATCAGATAAACATTCTC encodes:
- a CDS encoding methyltransferase domain-containing protein, whose translation is MMDDFSSAQKIKEISSAYWQSQALFVALRFNLFEILGKKEKDAATLAHEVGVDPDALERLLDSLTALELIEKTENVYLIPSGMRPFLTGEKGRNMSASIAHMEHLTANWSRLEESIRTGKPVSYEEKIPDADLHLRTEKFMAAMEGYAAVVADELVRLFPLQGDERILDLGCGPGTYFRKYLKSYAEVQAEAADIDDVIPIIEGHLKAEDLEARVVLHPGDFRKITFPNNRFDVVLLSNVMHIYPEEEVRSIFRQVRKTLRPGGVFLVNDFFTDGNGTRPLWGALFSLNMLVNTVAGRNYSLQEGRALLDESGFVRLRSLPLPLDSTLLVGEKSS